DNA sequence from the Candidatus Kaistella beijingensis genome:
ATTATTCTTCTGCGATTCTGAAACCGCATCGATATTGAAAATGATTTCTTCTACTTCCATTTTGTTCAGCTTACTTTCGATAACTGAAACATTGGAAAGTGTAACTTCATCTAAAACATCGAGCTCCTTATTATTTGAAATTGCATCTTTATAACAGGCAAAAGCTTTTTCGCGAGTATCTAAATTCAAACAATAAAAAAGATATTTGATGAAGTGCGATTTACCGCTTCCGTAATAACCGCTGATCCAAATTCCGGTTTTTCCTTCGGTTTTGTTTACAACTGCATTTAGAAATTTATAAAGATTTTTGATGATGTCTTTTGTAAAAACATATTCTTCAATTTCCTGTTTGATATGTTCGGAATCCATATCACCTACAACCACTGCAGGATTAATATGGCGATCAATTTCTTTTAAGTAAATAGATTGTAACTTCATTCGATTCTAATTTATTGTGATATCAGTTGGTTTAGGTGATTGGCTCTGTACACATTTTCATCTCCAAAAATACCGAAAAGTGAATAGTGATCATTCTTGAGTTCGCCGGGATAAAATGCAATTAATTTATAATTTCTCACATATTCTTCCGTCTTTTTCAAAAATTCGGAAAGCCGCAGATATGGAAAAATGGATCCGAATCCGTAAAGTAAGAGGTACACTCGATCGGGAGATTTCTCGTCAAAATAAGCTTTGAGTTTCTCGCCTATATGATTGATAAATCCTTTTTCAACCGCATCATTATCATTTTTTTCCTGCGCTTTTTCAGCGATAAAGTCTAATGCGTTTTCCTCATCAATTTCTTCCAGTTCAAAAATTTGTTCCAAAAGACTGCTGCCCATAAATATATTGTGCTTCAAATAATCTATAAACTCGTTATAAATGTTCAACACAAGACAATTGAGGTTATTTGATGGACGCTGTAATTTACGGTCAAGTTCCTTTATTTCTTCTCTAATCTGAAATTCCTTTTCGGGATTATAGGTATAGATATATACAGGAAAGAAAAGCAAACCTGTATCGGGATCCTTAAATTCTTCTTCGGAAAGAAGCGAAAAAATTTTATCGTTGATATTATTTGGCATGAATTATTTTAGAATTTGACTGTTCAACATCAGACAGTTTAAGAACCATTGCTCATTATTTTCGGAAATGATTCTCATTAAATCATATGATGGCTCAACTGCAATAATTTTTTCTTTACTATAAATTCCCACTTCCTTAAAAATTTTTATGGCAACCTGCGAAAGTTTATATCTTGTGTTCTCAGAGATTTTATCAATTTCCTCAACACTTAACTTTTGAGATAAAAAATATTGAAAATCATAAGTCTGCAAATCATAATCGAAAGTTTTCCATTTCTGATAAACGACTTCCAAAGCAAATTCAGCAATTATGGTGTAAGTTTTACAAATGGCTAAAAACAAAATAATTTTTTGATCTACAACCGAAAGTGATTGGAATGCGTGAAGATAATGGATTTGTAAATTTTTCAGTCTTTTATCGAGTTCGCTTTTAATTCTTTTCTTGGAAGATTCAGAATTGGTGGGGATAACCAATTGATTCACATTTTCTGTTCCATCAAGAAAATCAGTGAAATCGGAAATGTTCTCCACGTAAATTTTTGCCTCACTATAAAGCAATGCCCCCGCTGTAAATCCAAGATTATAACTCATTTTTGAAAAAACTTAAAACTGTAAATATACGGAATGAAAGTGTTTTAGTAAAATTGGAGATATACAAATCATAATCTTCCAAATTTACAAAACTCCTGTGCGGTATATCTGCACAAAAATAATTAACTTTACAGAACACTTGGGCAAAAAATCCTAATCCATGGCAACCAATAAAAATGCGGTTTTACGATACAAGATTCTGGATTCCTGTTTTTCAAATCCATACAGGAAATTCTTCATTAGTGATTTGATCAAAATTTGCGGTGAAAAACTTTCTGAACATTTTGGGTATGAAGTCACTGTTTCAAGAAGAACAATTCTGGATGACATTAAATTCATGAGAAGTTTGGCTGGATACGACGCTCCAATTATTTCGGTTCCCGACGGCAAAAAAGTATATTATCAATATGAAGATCCTGATTTTTCAATTCTTAAAAAGCCACTTTCCACTAAAGAAATGGAGAGTTTGAATGAAGCACTTCAAATCTTGAACAGGATGAAAAATTTGCCCGGTTTCGATTGGGTAGATTCTATTTCGGCTAAAATAAACTCGGGCCTTGATTTGCAGCACTCTGAGCGAAAAATTATAAGTTTCGAAGAAAATGAATTCCTTGTAGGAACCGAGTTTTTAAGTCCTCTTTATCAATCGATACTTAACAAAAATGCACTGAAAGTATCCTATAAAAGTTTCAGAAGCGAAAAGCCAATCCATATCATCTTTTCACCCCAATATCTGAAACAATACAACAACCGATGGTTTGTATTTGGTGAAAATCACGAATTTAAAAGCATTCAAAACCTTGCATTGGACAGGATTAAAAAACTTTCACCGTCTAAACATCCATATTGTGAATCTACCGTAGATTTCGAAGAATATTTCGAAGATATAATAGGCGTAACAAATGATTTAAGCAAAAAACCTATAAAAGTAATCATCGAGTTAAGCGATCAAGTTGCTCCATATATTGTAACTAAACCGATGCATGGTTCACAAAAAATAAAAGATAATATTCTTACACTTAATGTAAAACACAATCAGGAATTAGAGACTTTGCTCCTTTCCTATGGAGAGCGAATTAAAATTTTGGAGCCACAATCATTGGTGGACGCTTTGAAACTGAGGGTTTCAGATCAGCACAACCATTATTTCAAATAATATTTTTGTAGTGCAATTCTGCTGCACAATATCTGTTTTACTTTGCAATAGAAAACAAGAACAATCATCAGGAGATTCCGCAAAGACGGAACGCCAACCGAGAGATCCAAAATCCACGGTGGTAAAGTATGAGGGCAACCGCCAAAATATAAGGTAACATCCCATTACTTTTTTCCTGCTGATAAAAATAAATTTAACCACAAAATTTACTTTTATGAGCAAAAGACAAAGCAATACGCTAAAATTCAGAACAGCAAGCAATGTGTTTAATCCCGCTAAAAGTGGTTTCTACAAGCGAAGACCGAATTTTATTTTTACCATAAGTGAGATAACAAACTTGTATTTTCGTTTCACTGGATTCATTGAAAAATTGAGCCCAGAAAACAAAATCAAAATTAATGAAGTTCTAAAATCTAAAGAAGAATTAGATTCTTTTACAAACGACCTTTTCTTGTATGTTTCGTCTTCGATGATGTCACAAACATCAG
Encoded proteins:
- a CDS encoding BrxA family protein, with the translated sequence MSYNLGFTAGALLYSEAKIYVENISDFTDFLDGTENVNQLVIPTNSESSKKRIKSELDKRLKNLQIHYLHAFQSLSVVDQKIILFLAICKTYTIIAEFALEVVYQKWKTFDYDLQTYDFQYFLSQKLSVEEIDKISENTRYKLSQVAIKIFKEVGIYSKEKIIAVEPSYDLMRIISENNEQWFLNCLMLNSQILK
- a CDS encoding BREX protein BrxB domain-containing protein — translated: MPNNINDKIFSLLSEEEFKDPDTGLLFFPVYIYTYNPEKEFQIREEIKELDRKLQRPSNNLNCLVLNIYNEFIDYLKHNIFMGSSLLEQIFELEEIDEENALDFIAEKAQEKNDNDAVEKGFINHIGEKLKAYFDEKSPDRVYLLLYGFGSIFPYLRLSEFLKKTEEYVRNYKLIAFYPGELKNDHYSLFGIFGDENVYRANHLNQLISQ
- a CDS encoding helix-turn-helix transcriptional regulator — protein: MATNKNAVLRYKILDSCFSNPYRKFFISDLIKICGEKLSEHFGYEVTVSRRTILDDIKFMRSLAGYDAPIISVPDGKKVYYQYEDPDFSILKKPLSTKEMESLNEALQILNRMKNLPGFDWVDSISAKINSGLDLQHSERKIISFEENEFLVGTEFLSPLYQSILNKNALKVSYKSFRSEKPIHIIFSPQYLKQYNNRWFVFGENHEFKSIQNLALDRIKKLSPSKHPYCESTVDFEEYFEDIIGVTNDLSKKPIKVIIELSDQVAPYIVTKPMHGSQKIKDNILTLNVKHNQELETLLLSYGERIKILEPQSLVDALKLRVSDQHNHYFK